Proteins encoded together in one Bradyrhizobium sp. CB82 window:
- a CDS encoding DUF6510 family protein: MSNNVSDLLLDGNVAAQLLQRIFVPDITLAKIRCDSCDCVSGVGALTLDASPMGAVLKCADCESDLMRAVDTPRGLWLEMTGARCLLF; the protein is encoded by the coding sequence ATGTCAAATAACGTCTCCGATCTTTTGCTCGACGGCAATGTCGCGGCACAACTACTTCAGCGGATCTTCGTCCCCGACATCACACTCGCGAAGATTCGATGCGATTCATGCGATTGTGTGAGCGGCGTGGGAGCTCTGACCTTGGATGCATCTCCGATGGGAGCGGTTCTGAAGTGTGCAGATTGCGAGAGCGATCTGATGAGAGCGGTAGATACGCCGCGCGGTCTGTGGCTCGAGATGACCGGCGCGCGGTGTCTGCTATTCTAG
- a CDS encoding DsbE family thiol:disulfide interchange protein, whose translation MTEQVTSEASPQRRSWLVVLPLIVFLALAAVFWFRLGDGDPSRIPSALIGHPAPQTSLPPLQGLLSNGAQVPGLDPANFKDKVSVVSVWASWCVPCHDEAPLLIELAKDNRLQLIGINYKDAPDNAKHFLGRYGNPFSAVGVDANGRAAIEWGVYGVPETFIVGRDGTIAYKLVGPITLDNFDSVVKAEIDMAVNAASISRTAD comes from the coding sequence ATGACCGAACAGGTGACATCCGAAGCAAGCCCGCAGCGCCGCTCGTGGCTGGTAGTGCTGCCGCTGATCGTCTTTCTCGCGCTGGCTGCTGTGTTTTGGTTCCGGCTTGGCGATGGCGATCCGTCGCGGATTCCCTCCGCCCTGATCGGACATCCTGCACCACAGACGTCGTTGCCGCCGCTGCAGGGCTTGCTCAGCAACGGCGCGCAAGTGCCGGGACTGGATCCGGCAAACTTCAAGGACAAAGTCAGCGTGGTCAGTGTCTGGGCGTCCTGGTGCGTGCCGTGCCATGACGAGGCGCCGCTTCTGATTGAGCTTGCCAAGGACAACCGGCTGCAGCTGATCGGCATCAACTACAAGGATGCGCCCGATAACGCCAAGCACTTTCTTGGGCGCTATGGCAACCCATTCTCGGCCGTCGGCGTGGACGCCAACGGCCGCGCCGCGATCGAATGGGGCGTCTACGGCGTGCCGGAGACGTTCATCGTCGGCCGCGACGGCACGATCGCCTACAAGCTGGTCGGCCCGATCACGCTGGACAATTTTGACTCCGTAGTGAAGGCCGAGATAGACATGGCGGTCAATGCGGCTTCGATTTCGCGAACTGCCGATTAG
- the ccmD gene encoding heme exporter protein CcmD, whose translation MSLGPYAYFIVTSYLAAAVVVALMVAWIVVDHRNQKRRLRELEDSGVVRRSGRSATEP comes from the coding sequence ATGTCGCTCGGCCCTTACGCCTATTTTATCGTGACCTCCTATCTCGCCGCGGCCGTGGTGGTGGCACTGATGGTTGCCTGGATCGTCGTCGACCACCGCAACCAGAAGCGGCGCCTCCGCGAGCTAGAGGACAGCGGCGTGGTGCGGCGCTCCGGGCGCAGTGCAACGGAGCCGTAG
- a CDS encoding heme ABC transporter permease, producing the protein MTLIGLANPTRFLSLTARLMPILVAGTAIVLAVGIYLSATAPNDYQQGATVKIMFIHVPNAWLSMFVWAVMSTTALGTLVWRHPLADVAAKAAAPLGASFTFLALVTGSLWGRPMWGTYWEWDARLTSVLILFLMYLGLMALWRAVDDPSRAARAAAVLTLVGAINLPITKFSVDWWNTLHQPASVFRMEGPALDRAFLIPLLVMAGGFTMLFVTLYVAAMRNEILRRRVRALQMMQARAASGEVGAASPASQPA; encoded by the coding sequence ATGACGCTGATCGGCCTTGCCAATCCGACCAGGTTCCTGTCGCTGACGGCGCGGCTGATGCCGATCCTCGTGGCAGGAACTGCCATCGTGCTCGCGGTTGGCATTTATCTCTCGGCAACCGCGCCGAATGACTATCAGCAGGGCGCGACCGTCAAGATCATGTTCATCCATGTGCCCAATGCGTGGCTGTCGATGTTCGTCTGGGCGGTGATGAGCACAACCGCGCTCGGCACGCTGGTGTGGCGTCATCCGCTCGCTGACGTCGCCGCCAAGGCCGCCGCGCCCCTCGGCGCCAGCTTCACCTTTCTCGCGCTGGTGACGGGCTCGCTGTGGGGCCGACCGATGTGGGGCACTTATTGGGAATGGGATGCACGCCTGACCTCGGTGCTGATCCTGTTCTTGATGTATCTGGGCCTGATGGCGCTGTGGCGGGCGGTAGATGATCCCTCGCGCGCTGCGCGCGCGGCGGCGGTTCTGACCCTGGTCGGCGCGATCAACCTGCCCATCACCAAATTCTCTGTCGATTGGTGGAACACGTTGCATCAGCCGGCCTCGGTGTTCCGCATGGAAGGACCGGCCCTCGACCGCGCCTTTCTGATTCCGCTACTGGTGATGGCCGGCGGTTTCACGATGCTATTTGTCACCTTGTATGTGGCGGCGATGCGCAACGAAATCCTGCGGCGGCGGGTGCGCGCGCTGCAGATGATGCAGGCGCGCGCCGCATCAGGCGAAGTGGGCGCGGCTTCGCCTGCCTCGCAACCGGCGTAA
- a CDS encoding winged helix-turn-helix domain-containing protein: MEERVLQSIPEISSRVRNVFRFGPFNLSVAERVLKRGEEVLSIGGRAFDLLSVLVERAGEVISHKELIARAWPDVTVEEANLRVHISALRKVLGDGLDGARYISNVAGRGYCFVMAVARTPPQPAGTDIASRTHNLPARLATMLGLDQTVRQLLAKLSAGRFVSIVGPAGVGKTMVAIAIAHTLFAEFDGAVFFVHLGALAESRLVSIAVASALGSVGRAEDPFHRLLDFLGDRKALLVLDNCDHHVDAVAQLVERVLNEAPQTRILVTTREALRAKDEHVHMLLALETAPDDPGLRAAEALRYPAVHY, translated from the coding sequence ATGGAAGAGCGCGTACTTCAGTCCATTCCTGAAATCAGCTCGCGCGTCAGGAACGTGTTTCGGTTCGGCCCATTCAACCTGTCCGTGGCTGAGAGAGTCTTGAAGAGGGGCGAAGAGGTGCTTTCGATTGGCGGTCGTGCGTTCGATCTTTTGAGCGTCCTGGTAGAACGCGCTGGCGAAGTTATCAGTCATAAGGAGTTAATCGCACGAGCATGGCCTGACGTCACCGTGGAGGAAGCAAATCTCCGGGTGCATATCTCTGCTCTTCGCAAGGTGCTCGGCGATGGTCTGGATGGTGCTCGCTACATTTCCAACGTTGCAGGTCGCGGCTATTGCTTCGTAATGGCCGTGGCGCGCACTCCGCCGCAGCCTGCCGGTACTGATATCGCAAGTCGAACACACAATCTGCCCGCCCGACTTGCGACAATGCTCGGTCTAGACCAGACGGTGCGTCAATTGCTAGCCAAACTCTCGGCAGGTCGTTTTGTCAGCATTGTCGGTCCAGCGGGCGTTGGGAAAACAATGGTCGCAATTGCGATCGCCCACACGTTGTTCGCGGAATTCGACGGCGCCGTCTTCTTTGTCCACCTGGGTGCCCTCGCCGAGTCGCGCCTGGTTTCGATTGCCGTCGCGTCGGCGCTAGGCTCGGTGGGACGGGCGGAAGACCCATTTCATCGCCTGCTTGACTTTCTCGGTGACAGAAAAGCTCTTCTCGTGCTCGACAACTGCGACCATCACGTCGACGCAGTGGCGCAATTGGTCGAACGCGTTCTGAATGAGGCACCACAAACGCGCATTCTCGTGACCACGCGCGAGGCGCTGCGGGCCAAAGACGAGCATGTGCACATGCTCCTTGCGTTGGAGACGGCGCCAGATGATCCGGGGTTGCGTGCGGCCGAGGCGCTGAGATATCCCGCTGTGCATTATTGA
- a CDS encoding ABC transporter ATP-binding protein: MSESALLQIRDLCVSYRLSQVLFNVTLAVPRHGAVAVLGRNGAGKSTLLKTIVGEIAPRSGSIVLNLQDITLLPTERRIQAGLGYAPQEHSVFNRLSVRENLEVGALANQDRLAIDQVLAWFPKLGQRLDQVAGTLSGGERKMLAIGRAISSSPRLLLLDEPTEGLWIGVVEEIAGCLRDLVKDIAVVIVEQHLELALGVADYAYVLDRGRVALEGRSAAVRNDPTLLQLLAP; the protein is encoded by the coding sequence GTGTCTGAGTCAGCGCTCCTCCAAATCCGCGACCTTTGTGTCTCATACCGCCTTAGTCAGGTACTTTTCAACGTAACTCTGGCGGTGCCAAGACATGGCGCGGTAGCGGTGCTTGGTCGGAACGGCGCCGGCAAATCGACCTTGCTTAAGACAATTGTCGGCGAAATTGCGCCCCGCAGCGGTAGCATCGTCTTGAATCTTCAAGACATCACACTACTGCCGACCGAGCGCCGAATTCAGGCGGGTCTCGGCTACGCGCCGCAGGAGCATTCTGTCTTTAACCGATTGAGTGTGCGCGAGAACCTTGAGGTGGGCGCGCTCGCGAACCAGGACCGGTTGGCGATTGACCAGGTGCTCGCATGGTTCCCCAAGCTTGGTCAACGGCTCGATCAGGTGGCAGGAACACTTTCCGGTGGTGAGCGCAAAATGCTGGCGATCGGCCGTGCCATCTCGTCTAGTCCCAGGCTCCTGCTACTCGATGAGCCGACTGAGGGCTTGTGGATCGGTGTCGTGGAGGAGATCGCCGGGTGCTTGCGAGACCTCGTCAAAGATATCGCCGTCGTTATTGTCGAGCAGCATCTTGAGCTCGCGCTAGGCGTAGCGGACTACGCTTATGTCCTCGATCGAGGTCGGGTTGCGCTTGAGGGTCGATCAGCTGCCGTGCGCAATGATCCAACGCTTTTACAGCTTCTAGCTCCCTAA
- a CDS encoding ABC transporter ATP-binding protein, which produces MALLEVRGLTKVFGRLVALGGVDLTVGENEFHGLIGPNGSGKSTLMKCVAGAEFPAGGTIRFVGHDITAATPTERARAGLSLKFQITSVLPALTVYDNVLLALQARSSTFSLIFSCTRRALHERVMHLLEQFHLTEWCWERAAALSHGHQQWLEIAMAVACKPHLLLLDEPTAGMSLEERRITGELLIPIKRHCSLVIVEHDLDFIRDVCDILTVLDQGKVIDSGTVKHIQNSRKVQEVYLIRV; this is translated from the coding sequence ATGGCGCTGCTTGAAGTGCGCGGGCTAACCAAGGTCTTTGGGCGGCTGGTGGCGCTGGGTGGCGTCGACCTGACCGTCGGTGAAAATGAATTTCACGGTCTCATCGGTCCCAATGGTTCCGGCAAGAGCACGCTGATGAAATGTGTGGCCGGTGCCGAGTTCCCGGCCGGAGGGACGATCCGCTTCGTTGGCCACGACATCACCGCGGCCACGCCTACCGAGCGAGCACGCGCCGGCCTCAGCCTCAAATTCCAGATCACCAGTGTCCTCCCGGCGCTCACAGTGTACGACAACGTGCTCCTCGCGCTCCAGGCGCGAAGCTCCACTTTCAGTCTGATCTTCTCATGTACACGCAGAGCACTCCATGAACGTGTAATGCACCTGCTCGAACAATTCCACCTAACTGAGTGGTGCTGGGAGCGAGCGGCCGCGCTATCCCACGGTCATCAGCAATGGCTCGAAATCGCGATGGCCGTCGCCTGCAAACCGCACCTTCTCTTGCTCGATGAACCGACCGCCGGGATGAGCCTCGAAGAGCGACGTATAACGGGCGAGCTGCTAATACCGATCAAACGTCACTGCTCTCTAGTGATCGTCGAGCACGATCTCGACTTTATCCGCGATGTTTGCGACATTCTCACTGTCCTCGATCAGGGCAAGGTCATCGACAGCGGCACGGTCAAACACATTCAGAACAGCCGGAAGGTGCAGGAGGTCTATCTTATTCGTGTCTGA
- a CDS encoding branched-chain amino acid ABC transporter permease — MTDQLAAAPSTSAGSLRSRRRQLIPMLEIVLFAAFAVAPIMLENYLTIFATRVLILALLALSFDLIWGYSGIMSFGQALFFGAAGYGVALVARDLGVASIFVVLPAALAVGLVLSLALGAFLLLGRHPPTMIFIALGTLTGSYVADRLARAWYYLGGQNGIPSIPPMTAGSYEFAEGRVYYYLAFSALAIVYLVCRFVVRSQFGLALAGARDRETRILFFGYQAQRLKLTVFSLSGAIAGLAGGLYAFHDGFVGPHMVGVVLSTQIVLYALLGGVGTLIGPVIGVVATEIAGFWLADSFPEIWPIILGLLLLVVALFWPTGLIGLVVSEQERIGSFGRPSLPTRHVDSGGDNGAA, encoded by the coding sequence CTGACCGACCAGTTAGCAGCCGCGCCGTCGACTAGCGCCGGATCACTCCGCAGTCGCCGGCGGCAATTGATTCCGATGCTTGAGATCGTGCTCTTTGCCGCTTTTGCGGTAGCGCCGATCATGCTCGAGAACTATCTCACGATCTTCGCTACGCGCGTCCTCATCCTGGCGCTGCTTGCGCTGAGCTTCGACCTCATTTGGGGGTACTCCGGCATCATGAGCTTCGGGCAGGCACTATTCTTCGGGGCGGCGGGATACGGCGTGGCCCTTGTGGCACGCGACCTCGGAGTTGCATCCATTTTTGTCGTCCTGCCAGCTGCGCTCGCCGTGGGCCTGGTTTTGTCGCTTGCCCTCGGCGCATTCCTGCTGCTTGGGCGCCATCCGCCAACCATGATCTTCATCGCATTGGGCACCCTGACTGGCTCCTATGTGGCCGACCGGCTAGCGCGCGCATGGTATTATCTTGGCGGGCAAAATGGCATCCCTTCCATCCCGCCTATGACTGCCGGTAGCTACGAATTTGCCGAAGGGCGCGTCTATTACTACCTCGCCTTCAGCGCGCTTGCGATTGTCTATCTTGTTTGCCGCTTCGTCGTGCGTTCGCAATTCGGACTAGCGCTTGCCGGCGCGCGCGACCGAGAGACGCGCATTCTCTTCTTCGGCTACCAGGCGCAGAGGCTGAAACTAACAGTATTCTCATTGTCGGGCGCCATCGCTGGACTCGCCGGCGGTCTCTACGCTTTCCATGACGGCTTCGTTGGGCCCCATATGGTTGGTGTCGTGCTGTCAACGCAAATCGTGCTCTACGCCCTACTTGGCGGCGTTGGTACGTTGATCGGCCCTGTCATCGGCGTCGTCGCCACCGAAATCGCAGGCTTCTGGCTCGCCGACAGTTTTCCTGAGATCTGGCCCATTATCCTCGGGCTCCTGTTGCTCGTCGTTGCTTTGTTTTGGCCCACTGGGCTGATTGGGCTTGTGGTCTCCGAGCAAGAGCGGATTGGCAGCTTCGGCAGACCTTCTTTGCCGACTCGCCATGTCGATTCGGGGGGAGACAATGGCGCTGCTTGA
- a CDS encoding substrate-binding protein, with translation MPKQIKDSCITSTMTRRRVLQSAAWMSGAVAIGVSSWVVRPGWLNAAEAPIKVGIATDLTGTIANAGNANANVAKMVVKDINDAGGILGRPIELFIVDTASDESVAVANVHRLLQRDKVDVVLGGVTSGMRNAIKDVIVTRGKTLYIYPQQYEGKECTPYLFCTGPVPAQQCDQIIPWLIRNGGKRFGLPSANYIWPHVLNEYTRKLIENNGGEVIFEEYYPLDQVEYGATINKIMTNNVEVVFNSIIWPGVGPFFKQLYQAGFSKQGGRLACVYYDESALSINEPQEIEGLAACLDYFRTVTALDPASARIQAEYDKEFPGKILLTAGTAATGMYRGLKLWEVAVKEAGNLDREQVAAALDHAKISEGPGGPAEMVPGKRHCRLNIYTAVVKNGIFEIAARSEGLVDPREC, from the coding sequence ATGCCTAAGCAAATTAAGGACAGCTGCATCACCTCCACGATGACCCGCAGGCGTGTTCTACAGAGCGCCGCCTGGATGAGCGGAGCGGTTGCGATCGGCGTGAGCAGCTGGGTGGTCCGGCCCGGTTGGCTGAATGCTGCCGAGGCACCGATCAAGGTTGGCATCGCCACCGATCTTACTGGCACCATTGCTAACGCGGGCAACGCCAACGCCAACGTCGCCAAGATGGTGGTGAAGGACATCAACGATGCTGGCGGCATTCTGGGTCGCCCGATTGAACTCTTTATCGTGGACACGGCATCCGACGAATCTGTCGCTGTCGCCAACGTCCACAGACTCCTCCAGCGCGACAAGGTTGACGTCGTGCTGGGCGGCGTCACCAGTGGGATGCGCAACGCTATCAAGGACGTCATCGTCACGCGCGGGAAGACGCTCTACATCTATCCGCAGCAATATGAGGGCAAGGAATGCACGCCCTACCTCTTTTGCACCGGACCAGTCCCGGCGCAGCAATGCGACCAGATCATTCCTTGGCTGATAAGGAACGGCGGCAAACGCTTTGGGCTGCCGTCTGCAAATTACATCTGGCCACACGTCCTCAATGAATATACCCGCAAGCTCATCGAGAATAACGGTGGTGAGGTGATCTTCGAAGAGTACTATCCACTCGACCAAGTAGAATATGGCGCCACCATCAACAAAATCATGACAAACAACGTGGAAGTGGTATTCAACTCCATCATTTGGCCGGGCGTGGGACCCTTCTTCAAACAGCTCTACCAAGCCGGCTTCAGCAAGCAAGGTGGCCGGCTCGCTTGCGTCTATTACGATGAGAGTGCGCTCAGCATCAACGAACCGCAGGAAATTGAAGGGCTGGCCGCCTGCCTCGACTACTTCCGGACAGTAACGGCCCTGGATCCGGCTAGTGCTAGGATCCAGGCTGAATACGACAAGGAATTCCCCGGTAAAATCCTCCTTACGGCCGGCACCGCCGCGACCGGTATGTATCGCGGCTTGAAGTTGTGGGAAGTAGCGGTGAAGGAGGCGGGCAATCTCGACCGCGAGCAGGTCGCCGCCGCGCTCGATCACGCCAAGATCAGCGAGGGGCCCGGCGGGCCAGCTGAAATGGTCCCGGGTAAACGGCACTGCCGGCTGAACATTTATACGGCCGTCGTCAAGAATGGAATTTTCGAGATAGCCGCGCGCAGCGAAGGTCTCGTCGATCCGCGGGAGTGCTAA
- a CDS encoding branched-chain amino acid ABC transporter permease, whose amino-acid sequence MESALSATFDILSFGAVIVLVVLGLGIIAGMMGIFNFAHGEFVLLGAYATYLAYSFGLPVWLGMLGAPLVVAAIGFVLERLFIRHFYAAPIVAMLGTYALGLIIREGVRGLIGGLYITVPEPIVGSFTVGGVQLSRWRFAIVVITTAVVLASYLLLTRTSFGLRGRAALENPSLARASGISTSALYAVTFTFGAALAGLAGALVVPVFSLSADLGVRFLIEGFLAIMLGGIGSFEGSMVGAAVVGMLSAALPWAVAPVLADVLTFVIAIVFVKFKPGGLIAERRTNYA is encoded by the coding sequence ATGGAAAGCGCGCTGAGCGCCACCTTCGACATTCTGAGTTTCGGGGCCGTCATTGTCCTTGTGGTACTAGGACTCGGGATCATTGCCGGCATGATGGGCATCTTCAACTTTGCGCATGGCGAGTTTGTCCTCCTCGGCGCCTACGCCACCTATCTCGCTTACAGCTTCGGGCTGCCGGTTTGGCTCGGCATGCTTGGAGCGCCACTCGTTGTAGCGGCGATCGGCTTCGTTCTCGAGCGTCTTTTTATCCGACACTTCTATGCCGCCCCGATCGTCGCCATGCTCGGAACCTATGCGCTCGGCCTTATCATTCGGGAGGGTGTGCGCGGCCTGATTGGCGGGCTCTATATCACGGTGCCGGAGCCGATCGTCGGCTCGTTCACCGTCGGGGGTGTCCAACTTTCGCGTTGGCGGTTCGCCATTGTCGTCATCACCACAGCGGTGGTGCTAGCCAGCTATCTGTTGCTAACCAGAACTTCCTTTGGGCTGCGCGGCCGCGCGGCACTCGAGAACCCGTCTCTCGCGCGCGCGTCCGGCATCTCGACGAGCGCCCTCTATGCCGTCACCTTCACATTCGGTGCGGCCCTCGCGGGCCTCGCCGGCGCGCTGGTAGTGCCGGTGTTCTCGCTTTCTGCCGATCTCGGCGTCCGGTTCCTCATCGAGGGCTTTCTCGCGATCATGTTGGGCGGCATTGGCTCGTTCGAAGGGTCGATGGTGGGCGCCGCTGTGGTCGGCATGCTGAGCGCAGCCCTACCTTGGGCGGTAGCGCCCGTGCTGGCCGACGTGCTGACCTTCGTCATCGCTATCGTTTTCGTCAAGTTCAAGCCGGGAGGACTGATCGCGGAAAGGAGGACGAACTATGCCTAA
- a CDS encoding GAF domain-containing protein, whose product MVHPIEIPYHIVQKWQEMMDLVGEIMHVPSALIMKVESPNIRVFVASESEKNPWKRDEVAPLSGGTYCEAVMATRQMLLVPDALQDDEWKSNPDIELGMISYLGLPITWPDGEIFGTVCVLDSKRNEHSEVHSRLLLHCRDVSQADLRSLVTIHELEQSRSEDPALGRH is encoded by the coding sequence ATGGTACATCCTATCGAGATACCCTATCATATCGTGCAGAAGTGGCAGGAGATGATGGACCTGGTTGGCGAAATCATGCACGTTCCGTCCGCCCTCATAATGAAAGTAGAGTCCCCAAACATCAGAGTTTTCGTCGCCAGCGAGTCCGAGAAGAACCCGTGGAAACGAGATGAGGTCGCGCCTCTTAGTGGCGGTACCTATTGCGAGGCTGTGATGGCGACTCGCCAAATGCTGCTTGTCCCTGACGCTCTCCAAGATGACGAATGGAAATCGAATCCTGATATTGAACTGGGGATGATCTCCTACCTGGGCCTGCCGATCACTTGGCCGGACGGCGAAATATTTGGGACAGTTTGCGTCCTCGATAGCAAAAGGAATGAACATAGCGAGGTTCACAGCAGACTTTTGCTACATTGCCGCGATGTGTCGCAAGCTGACTTGAGATCGTTAGTTACAATTCACGAACTCGAACAGTCTAGAAGCGAAGATCCGGCGCTTGGTCGACACTAA